A single window of Microbacterium oryzae DNA harbors:
- a CDS encoding GNAT family N-acetyltransferase — MTELSFTHAPEANRYELRRGDDLVSVLDYRDNGQTVALTRAYTNPAHRGHGYAAIVTDRAVAEIEAQGDRRVLPVCWYVADWFAAHPERTAVLAAR; from the coding sequence GTGACCGAGCTCAGCTTCACTCACGCGCCCGAGGCGAACCGCTACGAGCTGCGGCGTGGCGACGATCTCGTGAGCGTTCTCGACTACCGTGACAACGGCCAGACTGTCGCCCTGACGCGCGCCTACACGAACCCCGCGCACCGCGGCCATGGGTACGCCGCCATCGTCACCGACCGTGCCGTCGCCGAGATCGAGGCGCAGGGGGATCGCCGCGTGCTGCCGGTGTGCTGGTACGTCGCCGACTGGTTCGCCGCGCACCCCGAGCGCACCGCCGTGCTCGCCGCCCGCTGA
- a CDS encoding pyrimidine dimer DNA glycosylase/endonuclease V, whose protein sequence is MRLWTIHPSLLDRTGLVAEWREGLLAQAVLLGKTRGYTQHPQLHRFRRHAHPTAAIGVYLAEVRAEAERRGYNFDASRIVQPPPAEPLATIYTTSGQLEYEWEHLLRKLAVRAPDLHTAHAALPGPTAHPLFTIIPGPIESWERP, encoded by the coding sequence ATGCGGCTGTGGACCATCCACCCCTCCCTGCTCGATCGGACCGGTCTCGTCGCCGAGTGGCGCGAGGGACTGCTCGCGCAGGCGGTGCTGCTGGGGAAGACCCGCGGCTACACGCAGCACCCGCAGCTGCACCGCTTCCGCAGGCACGCCCATCCGACCGCCGCGATCGGCGTCTACCTCGCTGAGGTGCGCGCCGAGGCCGAGCGCCGCGGGTACAACTTCGACGCGTCGCGAATCGTGCAGCCGCCGCCCGCGGAGCCTCTCGCGACGATCTACACGACGTCGGGGCAGCTCGAGTACGAGTGGGAGCACCTGCTACGGAAGCTCGCCGTCCGCGCACCCGACCTGCATACGGCGCATGCCGCGCTGCCGGGCCCCACGGCCCATCCGCTCTTCACGATCATCCCGGGGCCGATCGAGAGCTGGGAACGGCCCTGA
- a CDS encoding SDR family oxidoreductase, translated as MRILLIGGTGNISSYVTALAVEGGHDVAVLNRGKSEVPDGVRSLIGDAGDAASIEQAVGDETFDVVANFRSFSPRQVTDDIRIFSGRTAQYIYISSASAYQKPVAQVPIVESTPLRNPFWEYSRKKIASEDLLVAAYRESGFPMTIVRPSHTYGSSLIPLEGGWTTLQRIKDGRPIVVHGDGTSWWTLTHSRDFARAFVGLFGNPHAIGQAVHITSDESLTWDEIARQLGRALGREPEIVHVTSEAIAREIPSMGPGLVGDKAHSVLFDNTRVKRLVPGWVATTPFSEGAREIVEWYLADESRQVVDEELDAAFDRLVEKYGA; from the coding sequence ATGCGCATCCTCCTCATCGGCGGCACCGGCAACATCAGCTCCTACGTCACCGCGCTCGCGGTGGAGGGCGGTCACGACGTGGCCGTGCTCAATCGCGGCAAGAGCGAGGTGCCGGATGGCGTCCGCTCGCTGATCGGGGACGCCGGCGATGCCGCGTCGATCGAGCAGGCGGTCGGCGATGAGACGTTCGACGTGGTGGCGAACTTCCGCAGCTTCTCGCCGCGGCAGGTGACCGACGACATCCGCATCTTCTCCGGACGCACCGCGCAGTACATCTACATCTCCAGCGCCTCGGCGTACCAGAAGCCCGTCGCGCAGGTGCCGATCGTCGAGTCGACGCCGCTGCGGAACCCGTTCTGGGAGTACTCGCGGAAGAAGATCGCCAGCGAGGACCTGCTCGTCGCGGCGTACCGCGAGTCGGGCTTTCCGATGACGATCGTGCGTCCGAGTCACACGTACGGGTCGTCGCTCATCCCGCTCGAGGGCGGCTGGACCACGCTGCAGCGCATCAAGGATGGCCGCCCCATCGTCGTGCACGGGGATGGCACGAGCTGGTGGACGCTCACCCACTCCCGCGACTTCGCGCGCGCGTTCGTGGGGCTCTTCGGCAACCCGCACGCGATCGGTCAGGCCGTGCACATCACGAGCGATGAGAGCCTGACGTGGGACGAGATCGCACGCCAGCTCGGCCGGGCACTCGGGCGCGAGCCGGAGATCGTGCACGTGACGTCGGAGGCGATCGCGCGCGAGATCCCGTCGATGGGCCCCGGTCTCGTGGGCGACAAGGCGCACTCGGTGCTCTTCGACAACACGCGCGTCAAGCGGCTCGTGCCGGGTTGGGTGGCGACGACTCCCTTCTCGGAGGGCGCTCGCGAGATCGTCGAGTGGTATCTGGCGGATGAGTCGCGTCAGGTCGTCGACGAGGAGCTGGATGCTGCGTTCGACCGGCTGGTGGAGAAGTACGGGGCGTAG
- a CDS encoding nitroreductase family deazaflavin-dependent oxidoreductase, with product MGRFKTAFLKVLNRTLNPLTLRAAHSGRGPFSLVEHVGRRTGRTYEAPVILARVPEGFVTELTYGPDVNWYRNIVAGGGRVLYQGEWFPIVAVEPYAVRAGLRAFGPPASWVLRALRRREFRLLRVE from the coding sequence ATGGGTCGCTTTAAGACCGCGTTCTTGAAGGTGCTGAATCGCACCCTGAATCCGCTCACACTTCGTGCCGCCCACAGCGGTCGGGGTCCGTTCTCGCTCGTCGAGCACGTCGGCCGTCGCACCGGTCGCACCTACGAGGCGCCGGTCATCCTCGCGCGCGTGCCGGAAGGGTTCGTGACGGAGCTGACTTACGGCCCCGACGTGAACTGGTACCGGAACATCGTTGCCGGTGGCGGACGCGTGCTGTATCAGGGCGAGTGGTTCCCGATCGTCGCCGTCGAGCCGTACGCCGTGCGCGCGGGGCTTCGCGCCTTCGGCCCGCCTGCTTCCTGGGTGCTGCGTGCGTTGAGGCGACGGGAATTTCGGCTGCTGCGGGTCGAGTAG